A stretch of Flavobacterium sp. N1994 DNA encodes these proteins:
- the clpP gene encoding ATP-dependent Clp endopeptidase proteolytic subunit ClpP: MDYGKEFKKFATKKHGVNSLYYDKIVGSMTPYIIEERQMNVSQLDVFSRLMMDRIIFMGTGVDDYMANIIQAQLLFLESVDASKDIQIYINSPGGSVYAGLGIYDTMQYIRPDVATICTGMAASMGAVLLCAGAAGKRSALPHSRVMIHQPSGGASGVATDMEINLKEMLKLKDELYQIISHHSGQTFDKVHKDSERDYWMIADEAKEYGMIDEVLRR, encoded by the coding sequence ATGGACTACGGAAAAGAATTTAAAAAATTTGCTACCAAAAAACACGGTGTAAACAGTTTATATTACGATAAAATCGTGGGTAGTATGACACCTTATATTATTGAAGAACGCCAAATGAATGTGTCGCAACTAGACGTTTTCTCTCGTTTGATGATGGATAGAATCATCTTCATGGGAACAGGAGTTGACGATTATATGGCCAACATTATCCAAGCACAATTGTTGTTTTTGGAAAGTGTTGATGCTTCCAAAGACATCCAAATCTACATCAACTCTCCTGGAGGAAGTGTTTACGCTGGATTAGGAATTTACGACACCATGCAATACATCAGACCTGATGTAGCTACAATTTGTACCGGTATGGCAGCCTCTATGGGAGCTGTGTTACTTTGTGCTGGTGCTGCTGGAAAACGTTCGGCTTTACCGCATTCAAGAGTTATGATTCACCAACCATCAGGAGGAGCTTCAGGTGTGGCGACTGATATGGAAATCAACTTGAAAGAAATGTTGAAATTAAAAGACGAATTGTACCAAATCATTTCACACCATTCCGGTCAAACTTTTGATAAAGTACACAAAGATTCAGAACGCGATTATTGGATGATTGCCGATGAAGCGAAGGAATACGGAATGATTGATGAAGTGTTAAGAAGATAA
- the tig gene encoding trigger factor, translated as MNITRNNVDALNAVVTVEVSKSDYAEKVEKVLADYRKNAAIPGFRKGAVPMSLIHKQYGKAVLLDEVNKLLQDNLNKYLVEEKLDILGNPLPKVTEDFNWDVEDYKFEFELGLAPEFKVDLTAKNDLVQYKIVADDKMLNDQVARIQKQYGKLIAKDTVEEGNDVSGIFANEEKGINNRTTLSLDTFADKKTAKAFIGKKVGDVVTLKTKGLFDDDHKLMDVLAIGHDDVHGLDVEVTFTIDEVVGHELANLDQELFDKLFGPKVITSVAELKAKIKEDAEKQFEQQADQKFLNDVTEFLIANTKFDLPAEFLKKWIQTAGENPLNAEEAEAEYNKSENGLRYQLIEGKIIADNSLQITFEDLKAYTSEVIKKQMAQFGQMNPTDEDVQGIVARVMSNQDEVRRLSEQVMNEKMLNLFKDKVKAKSKEVSYDEFIKAMYGELKH; from the coding sequence ATGAACATCACAAGAAATAATGTAGACGCGTTAAATGCTGTAGTTACTGTAGAAGTATCTAAATCGGATTACGCAGAAAAAGTAGAGAAAGTATTAGCAGACTATAGAAAAAATGCTGCTATTCCTGGTTTCAGAAAAGGAGCAGTGCCGATGAGTTTAATCCACAAACAATATGGAAAAGCTGTATTGTTAGATGAAGTAAACAAATTGCTACAAGACAATTTAAACAAGTATTTAGTAGAAGAAAAATTAGATATCCTTGGAAATCCATTACCTAAAGTAACGGAAGATTTCAATTGGGATGTAGAAGATTATAAATTTGAATTCGAATTAGGATTAGCTCCTGAGTTCAAAGTAGATTTAACTGCAAAAAATGATTTGGTACAATACAAAATTGTAGCCGATGACAAAATGTTGAACGATCAAGTAGCTCGTATCCAAAAACAATACGGAAAACTAATAGCTAAAGACACCGTTGAAGAAGGAAACGATGTTTCTGGAATTTTTGCTAATGAAGAAAAAGGCATCAACAACAGAACGACTTTATCATTAGATACTTTCGCTGACAAGAAAACGGCAAAAGCATTCATCGGTAAAAAAGTAGGTGATGTAGTGACTTTAAAAACTAAAGGGTTATTTGATGACGATCACAAACTAATGGACGTTTTGGCCATCGGTCATGATGACGTTCACGGTTTAGATGTTGAAGTAACATTTACAATTGATGAAGTAGTAGGTCACGAACTAGCCAATTTAGACCAAGAATTATTCGATAAATTATTCGGGCCAAAAGTAATTACTTCGGTTGCCGAATTAAAAGCCAAAATTAAAGAAGACGCTGAGAAACAATTCGAACAACAAGCGGATCAAAAATTCTTAAACGATGTGACCGAGTTCTTAATTGCTAACACTAAGTTTGATTTGCCAGCTGAATTCTTGAAAAAATGGATTCAAACAGCAGGTGAAAACCCATTAAACGCAGAAGAAGCGGAAGCAGAATATAACAAATCAGAAAACGGGTTACGTTACCAATTAATCGAAGGAAAAATTATTGCTGACAACAGTTTGCAAATTACTTTCGAAGACTTGAAAGCCTATACTTCTGAGGTAATCAAAAAACAAATGGCGCAATTCGGGCAAATGAATCCAACCGATGAAGATGTGCAAGGAATTGTAGCTCGAGTAATGTCAAACCAAGATGAAGTACGTCGTTTGTCAGAGCAAGTAATGAACGAAAAAATGCTAAACTTATTCAAGGATAAAGTAAAAGCTAAATCAAAAGAAGTAAGCTATGATGAATTCATCAAAGCCATGTATGGTGAATTAAAACACTAA
- a CDS encoding phage holin family protein: MKLLIRIFITALLVMAIAYIMKGVVVDEFTTALTVAIVLALLNFFVKPILVLFTLPVTFFTLGLFLLVINAVIILLCDHFVDGFSVNSFWTAMLFSIILSLSQSLVYQITGEAK; the protein is encoded by the coding sequence ATGAAACTACTCATTAGAATATTCATTACCGCACTTTTAGTTATGGCTATTGCCTATATTATGAAAGGAGTTGTAGTTGACGAATTTACAACAGCCCTTACCGTGGCTATCGTTTTAGCACTACTTAACTTTTTTGTAAAACCTATTTTAGTACTTTTTACATTACCAGTAACTTTCTTTACTTTAGGCTTGTTTTTGCTGGTCATCAATGCCGTAATTATATTGCTTTGCGATCATTTTGTGGATGGCTTTAGTGTCAATTCCTTTTGGACGGCCATGTTGTTTAGTATCATCTTATCGCTTTCGCAATCACTGGTTTATCAAATCACGGGCGAAGCAAAATAA
- a CDS encoding alpha/beta fold hydrolase produces the protein MLLHSRIEGEGKPLIIIHGFIGMSDNWKSFGSLYAAEGFQVHMIDLRNHGKSFHSDDFNYKVMSDDLLEYCHSHNLNNINIIGHSMGGKVAMLFATTYPEMVDKLIVADIGPKYYAPHHQDILAGLNVVDFATKPDRASVEETLYPFIPDFGTRQFLMKNLYWIEPGQLAFRFNLPVFNAKIESIGEALPEENQFDKPTLFIRGGNSRYVLDTDLPEIKKHFPNFELATIPNVGHWLHAENPKLFFEATARFLTK, from the coding sequence ATGCTATTACACTCCAGAATCGAAGGCGAAGGCAAGCCCCTTATTATCATACACGGTTTTATCGGAATGTCAGATAACTGGAAATCCTTCGGGTCACTTTATGCAGCAGAAGGGTTTCAAGTGCATATGATTGACTTAAGAAATCACGGAAAAAGTTTTCATTCGGATGATTTCAATTATAAGGTGATGTCCGATGATTTATTGGAATATTGTCATAGCCATAATTTGAATAACATCAATATCATTGGACATTCTATGGGAGGGAAAGTAGCCATGCTTTTTGCCACAACTTATCCTGAAATGGTCGACAAATTAATCGTTGCCGATATAGGTCCGAAATATTACGCTCCCCATCATCAAGATATTCTAGCCGGATTGAATGTCGTGGATTTTGCTACAAAACCAGACAGAGCTTCAGTAGAAGAAACGCTTTATCCTTTTATTCCTGATTTTGGTACCCGCCAATTTTTAATGAAAAACTTATATTGGATAGAACCAGGACAATTGGCTTTTCGATTTAATTTACCCGTTTTTAATGCTAAAATTGAATCCATCGGAGAAGCTTTGCCAGAAGAAAATCAATTTGACAAACCAACGCTCTTCATCCGTGGAGGCAATTCCAGATATGTTTTGGATACAGACTTGCCTGAAATCAAAAAGCATTTTCCTAACTTTGAATTAGCAACCATTCCTAATGTGGGACATTGGCTGCACGCCGAAAACCCAAAATTGTTTTTTGAAGCAACGGCAAGGTTTTTGACAAAGTAA
- a CDS encoding pyridoxine 5'-phosphate synthase — MTKLSVNINKIATLRNARGGNVPDLLQVAKDIQKFGAQGITIHPRPDERHIRYQDARDLRPIVYTEFNIEGNPQHNFIDLVLECKPEQVTLVPDAIGAITSSAGWDTIKNQSYLTEVIQEFQRNGIRTSIFVDPILEMIEGAQKTGTDRIELYTEAFAHQYGLGNHSAIEPYTKASVLANDLGLGINAGHDLSLDNIKFFKENIPGLLEVSIGHALISEALYLGLDNVVNMYLQKLK, encoded by the coding sequence ATGACAAAATTAAGCGTAAACATTAATAAAATAGCCACTTTGCGAAATGCAAGAGGAGGCAATGTCCCCGATTTATTGCAAGTGGCCAAAGACATTCAAAAATTTGGAGCACAAGGCATCACCATTCATCCAAGACCTGATGAAAGGCATATCCGCTACCAAGATGCTCGTGATTTAAGACCCATTGTGTATACCGAATTTAATATTGAAGGGAATCCACAACATAATTTTATCGATTTGGTTTTGGAATGTAAACCAGAACAAGTGACTTTAGTGCCTGATGCTATTGGAGCGATTACTTCCTCTGCAGGCTGGGATACCATTAAAAACCAATCGTATTTAACCGAAGTAATTCAAGAATTTCAGCGCAACGGAATAAGAACTTCCATTTTTGTTGACCCAATTTTGGAAATGATTGAAGGAGCCCAAAAAACTGGGACAGACCGAATCGAGTTATATACGGAAGCTTTTGCACATCAATACGGTTTAGGAAATCATAGCGCTATTGAACCTTATACCAAAGCATCAGTTTTGGCCAACGATTTAGGACTAGGAATTAACGCCGGGCACGATTTAAGTTTGGATAACATAAAGTTCTTCAAAGAAAATATTCCTGGTTTATTAGAAGTTTCCATCGGACATGCCTTGATTTCAGAAGCTTTGTACCTTGGTTTGGATAATGTAGTGAATATGTATCTTCAAAAATTGAAATAA
- a CDS encoding CBS domain-containing protein, which translates to MRHLSEYINNDFKPFPSSEFVAEIQDFFADCTYSHFPVMDNGVYLGCISAVDAETFETQKTIADYRYALEGFFVRSSMIWLDVLEVIARNNANIVPILDEDNKYIGYYEVTDIIKFLNETPFLKETGEIIVVEKPTADYSMSQITQIVESNNGKLLGVFVSEANNDKVQVTVKTTPGSTNEIIQSFRRYNYEIISEHQEDDYLNTLKERSEYLDKYLNM; encoded by the coding sequence ATGAGACACCTTTCCGAGTATATCAATAACGATTTTAAACCTTTCCCATCTTCAGAGTTTGTGGCAGAGATTCAAGATTTCTTTGCTGACTGTACTTATTCTCATTTCCCTGTTATGGATAATGGGGTGTATTTAGGATGTATTTCTGCAGTAGATGCCGAAACATTCGAAACACAGAAAACCATTGCTGATTACCGCTATGCTTTAGAAGGTTTTTTTGTGAGAAGCTCTATGATTTGGTTAGATGTTTTAGAAGTTATTGCCAGAAATAATGCCAACATTGTCCCTATTTTAGATGAAGACAATAAATACATTGGTTATTATGAAGTAACTGACATCATCAAATTTTTAAATGAGACTCCATTTCTTAAAGAAACAGGAGAGATTATTGTGGTTGAAAAACCAACCGCTGATTATTCGATGAGTCAGATTACCCAAATTGTAGAAAGTAATAATGGTAAATTATTGGGGGTTTTTGTTTCAGAAGCCAATAATGACAAAGTTCAAGTAACCGTTAAAACAACTCCGGGCAGCACGAATGAAATTATCCAATCGTTTCGTCGTTATAATTATGAAATTATTTCGGAGCATCAAGAAGACGACTACTTAAATACCTTAAAAGAACGTTCTGAGTATTTGGATAAGTATTTAAACATGTAA
- a CDS encoding NAD kinase, which translates to MKVAIFGQYYQNDTRPIIKDIFVFFNRNNVELVIEEKFLKILYEEEIVGKKYNTFASYKDLDSSFDILISIGGDGTILRAATFVRDSGIPILGVNAGRLGFLAKVQKENIAAFLQIVLEKKYTISERTLLSLETNPANTDIDINFAMNEVSVSRKETTSMITIETYLNGEYLNSYWADGLIISTPTGSTGYSLSCGGPILTPDVKGIVITPIAPHNLNARPLVIPDDTEIKLKVSGREEQYLVSLDSRITSVNNNAELIIKKTPFKINMVEILEETFLKTLRNKLLWGEDKRN; encoded by the coding sequence ATGAAAGTTGCCATCTTCGGACAATATTATCAAAACGACACTCGACCCATTATCAAGGATATTTTTGTTTTTTTCAACAGAAACAATGTCGAGTTGGTGATTGAAGAAAAATTTTTGAAGATATTATATGAAGAAGAGATTGTAGGTAAAAAATACAATACATTCGCTAGCTATAAAGATTTAGACAGTAGTTTTGACATTCTGATTAGCATTGGTGGTGATGGAACTATTCTAAGAGCGGCTACTTTTGTTCGCGATTCCGGCATTCCTATTCTTGGGGTAAACGCAGGAAGACTTGGTTTCTTAGCCAAAGTTCAAAAAGAAAATATTGCGGCATTTCTTCAAATAGTTTTAGAAAAAAAATATACCATCTCCGAAAGAACTTTATTAAGCCTAGAAACTAATCCAGCTAATACAGATATTGACATCAATTTTGCGATGAATGAAGTTTCCGTAAGTCGAAAAGAAACCACTTCGATGATTACTATTGAAACGTATTTAAACGGAGAATATTTAAATTCTTATTGGGCTGATGGTTTAATTATTTCTACGCCAACGGGTTCCACTGGGTATTCCCTAAGTTGTGGTGGACCAATTCTAACTCCTGATGTAAAAGGAATAGTTATCACTCCAATTGCGCCTCACAATCTTAATGCCAGACCACTTGTCATTCCGGATGATACTGAAATAAAACTTAAAGTTTCGGGGAGAGAGGAGCAATACTTGGTTTCTTTAGACTCCCGCATAACTTCAGTAAATAACAATGCTGAATTAATCATCAAGAAAACACCATTCAAAATTAATATGGTAGAAATTCTTGAAGAGACTTTTTTGAAAACACTTCGCAACAAATTACTTTGGGGAGAGGATAAAAGAAACTAA
- a CDS encoding DUF6089 family protein: MKKILVLFFCLIFHNISNAQIHEIGVFLGGSNYIGDVGKTTYVDPNKLAFGVLYKWNKSPRHSYRFSYMQSTIAANDLDSDVPARVQRGYRFENDIKEFSAGLEFNFFDFNLHEELKKKVTPYVYSGLTYFIYNELFVLNGETKFDYRSSTFAIPMIVGVKSNVFENIVLGVEVGARYTFTDNLDGSLPKNNNLEPLKFGNIHSKDWYVFTGFTITYTFGEKPCYCSD; the protein is encoded by the coding sequence ATGAAAAAGATTTTAGTATTATTTTTTTGTTTGATTTTCCATAATATTTCGAATGCACAAATTCACGAAATTGGTGTTTTCTTAGGCGGAAGCAATTATATTGGAGATGTGGGTAAAACCACCTATGTTGATCCAAATAAATTAGCCTTTGGCGTTTTATATAAATGGAATAAAAGTCCTAGACACTCCTATAGGTTTTCTTATATGCAGTCAACCATTGCGGCAAATGATTTAGATTCAGATGTGCCAGCAAGAGTTCAAAGAGGATATCGATTTGAAAATGATATAAAAGAGTTTTCTGCGGGATTAGAATTTAATTTTTTTGATTTTAATCTTCATGAAGAATTGAAGAAAAAGGTAACGCCCTATGTGTATTCTGGACTTACGTATTTCATTTACAATGAATTATTTGTTTTAAATGGAGAAACTAAGTTTGATTACAGGTCAAGTACATTTGCCATTCCTATGATTGTGGGAGTTAAAAGTAATGTTTTTGAAAATATCGTGCTTGGCGTTGAAGTGGGAGCAAGATATACTTTCACTGACAATTTGGATGGTAGTTTACCTAAAAATAATAATTTAGAACCCTTAAAATTTGGGAATATACATAGTAAAGATTGGTATGTATTCACAGGATTTACAATAACGTACACCTTTGGAGAAAAACCTTGCTATTGTTCTGATTAA
- a CDS encoding isoprenyl transferase produces the protein MSLLETIDKNNLPKHLAIIMDGNGRWAKQKGLLRAFGHENGTKSVRVTVETCAKLGIENLTLYAFSTENWNRPKLEVDTLMKLLVNSLKNELATLEKNNIRLNCIGNIDLLPEKAKKELLSVIEKTKNNSRMTLTLALSYGSREELLNAVKIISEKVKNNIISIDTIDESIINEHLYTRNLPDVDLVIRTSGEHRISNFLLWQIAYAEFYFTEVLWPDFKEDDLYEAIVSYQKRERRFGKTSEQIK, from the coding sequence ATGAGCTTACTAGAAACCATAGACAAAAACAATTTACCAAAACACCTAGCCATTATCATGGATGGCAATGGCCGTTGGGCTAAACAAAAAGGGTTACTTAGAGCATTTGGACATGAAAATGGCACAAAATCGGTTAGAGTTACTGTTGAAACCTGTGCTAAATTAGGCATCGAAAACCTTACACTGTATGCCTTTTCTACTGAAAACTGGAACAGACCCAAATTAGAAGTAGATACTTTAATGAAGTTATTAGTCAATTCATTAAAAAATGAATTAGCAACTTTAGAAAAAAACAACATTCGATTAAACTGTATTGGAAACATTGACTTGCTTCCTGAAAAAGCAAAAAAAGAGCTTTTATCCGTTATCGAAAAAACAAAAAATAACAGCAGAATGACCTTAACTTTAGCTTTAAGCTATGGTTCAAGAGAAGAATTGTTAAATGCTGTTAAAATTATTAGTGAGAAAGTTAAAAATAATATAATTTCTATAGACACTATTGATGAATCAATTATAAATGAGCATCTTTACACGCGAAATTTACCCGATGTAGATTTAGTGATTAGAACCAGTGGTGAACACCGGATTAGTAATTTTTTGTTATGGCAAATAGCTTATGCGGAATTTTATTTTACTGAGGTATTGTGGCCCGATTTTAAAGAAGATGATTTATATGAAGCTATCGTTAGTTATCAAAAAAGAGAACGCCGTTTTGGAAAGACAAGTGAACAAATTAAATAA
- a CDS encoding outer membrane protein assembly factor, with translation MKLSLVIKKENAVLERQVNKLNKNSVQIKSLKTFLTILLFGSVFQLQAQERIPFDQGKKYILADVKVNGKISYNQQTVVTFASLEKGQQISVPGEEISNAIKKLGKLGLFSDIDFYINKTEGDSIWLDLNIVELPKLSEAKIRGVKKSKIEGLIKDNSLTKGKIVNENLITTTKNYIENKYKKDGYYSTKVFIQTIPDTTEGNQVKMIVNIDKGDKLKVSKINFEGNEKFSDKSLRSAMKNTKQINPIRIFKASKYIKEKYQEDLTSVLDKYKEKGYRDARIITDSVFLNKKKTKLAINIKVEEGRKYHFGNIKFLGNSVYSDQLLSRVLGIKKGDTYNGVLLEKRISDKKKPDGEDLTNLYQNNGYLFSNVNAVEVKTANDTIDFEIRVTEGPIAYFNNITVVGNDKTNDRVIYRELRTKPGQKYSKEDLVRTIREIGQLGFFDPEAIDPKFKNVDPSAGTVDIEYNVVEKGSSQIELQGGYGGGGFIGTLGLSFNNFSARNMFKKEAYRPLPMGDGQKVSLRLQASSFFQTYSLSFSEPWLGGKKPIQFSSSISQSKQYLYSGSSANVDKSRSFNITSLSLGIAKRLTIPDDYFVFSSSVSFQYYNLNNYNTGLFTFGNGSSRNLAYTLGLTRNNKGVNPIFPTSGSEFSLTAKFTLPYSLFNNINYGDLENQKDYKLTHTENDGLTIIPTSTGQQAAIGDYLVQTTTSGVYQTVGSDYTQATADRAKVDQEKFKWLEYYKVKFKADWYSKLAGKLVLRTLGEFGYLGAYNSGRGLVPFERFFLGGDGLANYALDGREVVQLRGYPNQSLSSQDGATVYNKFSLELRYPITLKAAASIYVLSFLEAGSSYNTFKDYNPFVLQRSAGFGLRIFMPAFGLLGIDFAKGFDAIPGYTNPNGWETHFIIGQQF, from the coding sequence ATGAAGCTATCGTTAGTTATCAAAAAAGAGAACGCCGTTTTGGAAAGACAAGTGAACAAATTAAATAAAAATTCAGTGCAGATTAAATCTTTAAAAACATTTCTAACTATACTATTGTTTGGAAGTGTTTTTCAATTACAAGCCCAAGAAAGAATTCCGTTTGATCAAGGTAAAAAATATATTTTAGCTGATGTAAAAGTAAATGGTAAAATTAGTTACAACCAACAAACTGTTGTAACTTTTGCTAGTTTAGAAAAAGGACAACAAATTTCAGTTCCTGGAGAAGAAATTAGTAATGCTATTAAAAAACTAGGGAAACTTGGTCTTTTTAGTGACATTGATTTTTATATCAATAAAACAGAAGGCGATAGTATTTGGTTGGATTTAAACATAGTAGAGCTACCAAAACTGAGTGAAGCGAAAATACGTGGCGTAAAAAAATCAAAGATAGAAGGTCTTATTAAGGACAACTCATTAACAAAAGGAAAAATTGTAAATGAAAATTTAATAACTACCACAAAAAACTATATCGAAAACAAATATAAAAAAGATGGGTACTACAGTACTAAAGTTTTCATCCAAACCATTCCTGATACCACAGAAGGCAATCAAGTAAAAATGATTGTTAATATAGATAAAGGCGATAAGTTGAAAGTTTCGAAAATTAATTTCGAAGGCAACGAAAAATTCTCAGATAAAAGTCTGAGAAGCGCGATGAAAAACACCAAACAAATCAACCCTATTCGAATATTTAAAGCTTCAAAATATATTAAAGAAAAATATCAAGAAGACTTAACTTCTGTTCTTGATAAATATAAAGAAAAAGGATATAGAGATGCCCGTATCATAACAGACTCCGTATTTCTAAACAAAAAGAAAACAAAACTTGCTATCAATATTAAAGTAGAAGAAGGAAGAAAATATCATTTTGGGAATATAAAATTCCTTGGAAATTCTGTTTATTCTGATCAATTATTAAGTAGAGTTTTAGGCATCAAAAAAGGAGATACTTATAATGGTGTATTATTAGAAAAAAGAATTTCTGATAAGAAAAAACCTGACGGGGAAGATCTTACCAATTTATACCAAAATAACGGTTATTTGTTTTCAAATGTTAACGCGGTGGAAGTAAAAACAGCGAATGACACGATCGATTTTGAAATAAGAGTTACCGAAGGTCCAATTGCTTATTTTAATAATATAACCGTTGTTGGGAATGACAAAACCAATGACAGAGTAATTTATAGAGAATTAAGAACTAAACCAGGACAAAAGTATAGCAAGGAAGATTTAGTTAGAACTATTAGAGAAATAGGACAACTAGGTTTCTTTGACCCAGAAGCGATAGATCCTAAATTTAAAAATGTTGATCCTTCAGCTGGAACTGTTGATATTGAATACAATGTTGTAGAAAAAGGATCTAGTCAGATTGAGCTTCAAGGAGGTTATGGTGGTGGTGGATTTATTGGGACATTAGGATTGTCTTTTAATAATTTTTCGGCCAGAAATATGTTTAAAAAAGAAGCCTACAGACCTCTACCAATGGGGGATGGACAAAAAGTATCCCTTCGTTTACAAGCTAGTTCCTTTTTCCAAACCTATAGTTTGTCGTTTTCTGAACCATGGCTTGGCGGAAAAAAACCAATACAATTTTCGAGTTCAATATCACAAAGTAAACAATATCTTTATTCAGGAAGTTCAGCCAATGTAGACAAAAGCAGAAGTTTTAATATTACTTCTCTGTCTTTAGGAATTGCTAAAAGATTAACTATTCCCGATGATTATTTTGTATTCTCAAGCTCTGTAAGTTTTCAATATTACAATTTGAATAATTACAACACTGGTTTATTTACATTCGGTAATGGGTCATCAAGAAATTTAGCGTATACTCTTGGATTGACTCGTAACAATAAAGGCGTTAACCCTATTTTTCCAACATCTGGTTCAGAGTTTAGTCTTACCGCTAAATTTACTTTACCTTATTCTTTATTTAATAATATTAATTATGGTGATTTAGAAAACCAAAAAGATTATAAACTTACTCATACAGAAAATGATGGTTTAACTATTATTCCAACATCTACTGGACAACAAGCAGCCATCGGTGATTATTTAGTTCAAACAACAACATCTGGTGTTTATCAAACAGTGGGCTCAGATTATACTCAAGCAACTGCTGATAGAGCAAAAGTTGACCAAGAAAAATTCAAATGGCTTGAATATTACAAAGTGAAGTTTAAGGCTGATTGGTATTCCAAATTAGCTGGAAAATTAGTATTAAGAACACTTGGTGAATTTGGTTATCTAGGAGCTTATAATAGTGGTAGAGGTTTAGTGCCTTTTGAAAGATTCTTCCTTGGTGGTGACGGATTAGCCAACTATGCCTTAGATGGTAGAGAAGTTGTTCAGCTAAGAGGATATCCAAATCAATCTTTGTCATCGCAAGATGGTGCAACAGTTTATAATAAGTTCTCATTAGAACTAAGATATCCAATAACATTAAAAGCGGCAGCATCCATTTATGTATTGTCATTTCTTGAAGCTGGATCATCTTATAATACCTTTAAAGATTACAACCCTTTTGTCTTACAACGTTCTGCTGGCTTTGGATTGAGAATATTTATGCCTGCCTTTGGATTATTGGGTATCGACTTTGCTAAAGGTTTTGATGCAATTCCTGGTTATACAAATCCAAATGGTTGGGAAACACATTTTATAATTGGTCAACAATTTTAA
- a CDS encoding OmpH family outer membrane protein: MKKYFAITILVLSSVFQMNAQSRGIKIGYIDMEYILQNVPDYSEAKSQLEQKAQKWKQDIEAKKVEIAKLKDALKTERALLTKELIDEREEEIKFQEDELLDFQQKKFGPNGDLITQKAVLVKPIQDQVFTAVQDIAEVKKYDYVFDKSSDLTMLFAAKRHDISDQVIRTITRAEKREQLSNKQLKEQAKKEYQEDVADENPTLVARKKALEEKKQAREQAMAERKAAAEVKKAEQEAKRKELLEAKNAKKNGTVPASDKTTNDKINPVDTKTTSDTTAITNSKEAKAAARAKLLEDRKKALEEKKRKVLEDREAAKKAKEEKNKTKTE, encoded by the coding sequence ATGAAAAAATATTTTGCAATAACAATTCTGGTTCTATCCTCAGTGTTTCAAATGAATGCGCAATCAAGAGGCATTAAAATTGGTTACATTGACATGGAATATATTCTACAAAATGTTCCAGATTATAGTGAAGCCAAGAGTCAATTAGAGCAAAAAGCTCAAAAATGGAAACAAGACATTGAAGCTAAAAAAGTAGAAATTGCAAAATTAAAAGATGCTTTAAAAACAGAAAGAGCTTTATTAACCAAAGAGTTAATAGATGAGCGTGAAGAAGAAATAAAATTTCAAGAAGATGAACTTTTAGACTTTCAACAGAAAAAATTTGGACCAAACGGTGATTTAATTACCCAAAAAGCTGTTTTAGTTAAACCTATTCAGGATCAAGTCTTTACTGCTGTTCAAGATATTGCCGAAGTAAAAAAATATGATTATGTTTTTGATAAATCTTCTGACTTAACAATGCTTTTCGCTGCTAAAAGACATGATATTAGCGATCAGGTTATAAGAACGATTACTAGAGCTGAAAAAAGAGAACAACTAAGTAATAAGCAATTAAAAGAACAGGCAAAAAAAGAATATCAAGAAGATGTTGCAGATGAAAATCCTACTTTAGTGGCTCGTAAAAAAGCACTAGAAGAAAAAAAACAAGCTAGAGAACAAGCTATGGCAGAAAGAAAAGCCGCGGCCGAAGTTAAGAAAGCAGAACAAGAAGCTAAAAGGAAAGAATTGCTAGAAGCAAAGAATGCGAAAAAAAATGGCACGGTTCCTGCTAGTGATAAAACAACAAATGATAAAATCAACCCTGTTGACACGAAAACAACCAGCGATACAACAGCTATAACAAATAGCAAAGAAGCAAAAGCTGCTGCAAGAGCAAAACTTCTTGAAGACAGAAAGAAAGCTTTAGAAGAAAAAAAGAGAAAAGTACTTGAAGATAGAGAAGCAGCTAAAAAAGCAAAAGAAGAGAAAAATAAAACTAAAACAGAGTAA